A genomic window from Litoreibacter janthinus includes:
- a CDS encoding COG4223 family protein has protein sequence MARKKNTPSKTDATPEKSDVSKAGAISGVVQGAEFDELDAAMVDTKAEGVALGDGEVPDSSSEIPEDAELVDEAADAISDDDVEAPEEDAEAPEPEAEKSPEPQVETVNAPVTVVEKRGGFFAPLLGGALAALIGFGGAIYFKAAEWPVFGGGNDFESLIAEQSKTIASMQAALDAAQAGDAEARAALAARIDELPTTQSVQPLPADVQAKLEAQRAEMETLEASLEKMRLLTQDQIANAQAQQESAAQAEARAKARGALNALRTALTTGAPYSPVVPEIAAATDVPEVLAANADSGVPTAAALEAQFSDGARAALSASLKATAGDSATDRLTFFLKDQLGARSLTPRDGDDPDAVLSRAEAAAKAGDIDAALTLIDGLPDLGKAELQDWASAAETRRDALAAFDSLSDALNAN, from the coding sequence TTGGCCCGTAAGAAAAACACTCCGTCTAAGACTGATGCGACTCCTGAAAAATCAGATGTGTCGAAGGCCGGCGCGATTTCTGGCGTGGTGCAGGGTGCCGAATTTGACGAACTGGACGCTGCCATGGTCGATACCAAAGCCGAGGGCGTGGCCTTGGGCGACGGCGAAGTGCCAGATTCTTCTTCAGAAATACCCGAAGATGCCGAGCTTGTTGACGAGGCTGCTGACGCAATTTCTGACGATGACGTTGAAGCGCCTGAAGAGGATGCCGAGGCGCCAGAGCCGGAAGCTGAAAAGTCGCCTGAACCTCAAGTTGAAACGGTGAATGCGCCGGTGACCGTGGTTGAAAAGCGCGGCGGGTTCTTTGCGCCGCTTCTGGGGGGTGCCTTGGCGGCACTGATCGGGTTCGGCGGCGCGATTTATTTCAAAGCGGCTGAATGGCCTGTCTTTGGCGGGGGCAATGACTTTGAGAGCTTGATTGCCGAACAGTCCAAAACGATCGCCTCGATGCAAGCTGCGTTGGATGCAGCGCAAGCCGGTGACGCAGAAGCCCGCGCGGCACTTGCGGCACGGATTGACGAATTGCCAACCACTCAGAGTGTGCAACCGCTGCCGGCTGATGTGCAGGCCAAGCTAGAAGCGCAACGTGCCGAGATGGAAACGCTGGAGGCAAGCCTAGAGAAAATGAGGCTCCTGACCCAGGACCAGATTGCAAATGCTCAGGCCCAACAGGAAAGTGCAGCTCAAGCGGAAGCCAGAGCGAAAGCGCGCGGGGCTTTAAACGCGTTGCGCACGGCCCTGACGACCGGCGCACCTTACAGCCCTGTTGTGCCAGAGATCGCTGCAGCGACTGATGTCCCTGAGGTTTTGGCTGCGAACGCAGATAGCGGCGTGCCGACCGCAGCGGCCCTTGAGGCACAGTTCTCCGATGGTGCGCGCGCGGCTTTGTCAGCCTCGCTTAAGGCAACAGCAGGTGACAGCGCCACGGACAGGCTGACGTTCTTTTTGAAGGATCAGCTTGGCGCCCGCTCTTTGACGCCGCGGGACGGGGATGACCCGGACGCAGTGTTGTCGCGCGCGGAAGCTGCGGCCAAAGCAGGCGATATTGACGCCGCTTTGACACTTATTGACGGACTGCCCGACCTAGGGAAGGCAGAGCTTCAAGACTGGGCCAGTGCTGCTGAGACTCGTCGCGATGCACTTGCCGCCTTCGACAGCCTCTCAGACGCGCTGAACGCGAATTAG
- the tsaD gene encoding tRNA (adenosine(37)-N6)-threonylcarbamoyltransferase complex transferase subunit TsaD has protein sequence MAQTLTILGIESSCDDTAAAVVRHTDGNPPEILSNEVFGQTELHADFGGVVPEIAARAHAEKLDVMVEAALEGAGLALADLDAIAVTAGPGLIGGVMSGVMCAKGLAAGSGKPLVGVNHLAGHALTPRLTDQLEFPYLMLLVSGGHCQFLIAHSATKFQRLGGTIDDAPGEAFDKVAKLIGLPQPGGPSIERAAKSGDPKSHKLPRPLLDREGCDMSFSGLKTAALRARDALISEQGGLHPQDQADLSASFQAAVTDVLTEKTRRALAQYLTLEPNMPAIAVAGGVAANQAIRASLSKLAESLGVVFTAPPLTLCTDNAAMIAWAGMERFRLGLIDDLTLTARPRWPLDSAAPAMLGSGKKGAKA, from the coding sequence TTGGCGCAAACCCTCACCATTCTAGGCATCGAAAGCAGCTGCGATGACACCGCAGCCGCCGTGGTGCGCCATACAGACGGCAATCCGCCAGAAATCCTGTCGAACGAAGTCTTTGGCCAGACCGAACTGCACGCCGACTTTGGCGGCGTCGTCCCCGAAATTGCGGCGCGCGCCCACGCTGAAAAGCTTGATGTTATGGTCGAAGCCGCACTTGAAGGCGCTGGCCTAGCGCTCGCCGATCTGGATGCCATCGCGGTGACTGCCGGTCCCGGCCTTATTGGCGGCGTTATGTCCGGCGTGATGTGCGCCAAGGGGTTGGCGGCAGGGTCCGGCAAGCCACTGGTGGGGGTCAATCACCTCGCAGGTCACGCCCTGACACCGCGCCTGACCGATCAGTTGGAATTCCCCTATCTGATGCTGCTTGTCTCGGGCGGCCATTGCCAATTCTTGATTGCGCACTCGGCCACCAAATTCCAACGCCTCGGCGGCACCATCGACGATGCCCCCGGCGAGGCATTCGACAAGGTCGCCAAGCTCATCGGCCTGCCGCAACCCGGCGGGCCATCTATCGAGCGGGCCGCCAAGTCAGGCGACCCCAAATCCCACAAACTCCCACGCCCTCTTCTGGACCGCGAAGGCTGCGATATGTCCTTCTCCGGCCTCAAAACAGCAGCCCTGCGCGCCCGCGATGCGCTGATCTCGGAACAAGGCGGGCTGCACCCGCAGGACCAAGCCGACCTGTCCGCCAGCTTCCAAGCCGCCGTCACCGATGTCCTGACCGAGAAAACACGTCGCGCCTTAGCGCAATACCTCACGTTAGAGCCGAATATGCCCGCTATCGCAGTTGCAGGTGGTGTCGCCGCAAACCAAGCGATCCGCGCCAGCCTGTCAAAGCTCGCGGAAAGCCTCGGCGTTGTGTTCACAGCCCCGCCATTGACGCTATGCACCGACAACGCCGCGATGATCGCTTGGGCAGGGATGGAACGGTTTCGCCTTGGCCTGATCGACGATCTCACCCTCACTGCGCGGCCCCGTTGGCCGCTTGATTCCGCCGCCCCTGCGATGCTTGGGTCCGGCAAGAAAGGAGCCAAAGCATGA
- a CDS encoding uroporphyrinogen-III synthase, giving the protein MAQTIPSTVLLTRPLAASERFAAELRAPVVISPLMETVWIETAPLTAPPDAVAFTSQNGVEGFIRCQSWRGTAYCVGDRTAQAAKEAGFDAESAEGDIADLTALLAKRAPGAALVHARGRHVAGELGVRAVPLVVYEQRVMALTPEARKLLSAKDKVILPLFSPRSATLFAKQLTGAEQAQLVLVAMSEAVAQACTDSGMPVACIADAPDAASMKLAIEAVRG; this is encoded by the coding sequence ATGGCTCAGACAATCCCATCCACCGTGCTCCTGACCCGCCCGCTCGCTGCGTCAGAGCGGTTTGCGGCCGAGCTTCGTGCGCCAGTGGTGATCTCGCCGCTGATGGAAACTGTGTGGATCGAGACTGCGCCTCTGACCGCACCGCCTGATGCGGTTGCGTTCACCTCTCAGAACGGTGTGGAGGGGTTCATTCGCTGCCAAAGCTGGCGCGGGACTGCCTATTGCGTGGGCGACAGAACAGCGCAGGCCGCAAAAGAGGCTGGGTTCGACGCTGAAAGCGCTGAAGGCGATATCGCGGATCTGACGGCACTTCTGGCGAAGCGGGCACCGGGCGCTGCCCTTGTCCATGCGCGCGGGCGTCATGTTGCGGGGGAGCTTGGGGTTAGGGCAGTGCCGCTTGTGGTCTATGAACAGCGGGTGATGGCGCTAACGCCTGAGGCCCGTAAGCTTTTGAGTGCAAAAGATAAGGTGATCTTGCCACTCTTTTCCCCGCGAAGTGCCACCTTGTTTGCGAAACAGTTGACTGGGGCAGAACAGGCCCAGTTGGTTTTGGTTGCTATGAGTGAAGCGGTCGCACAGGCTTGTACTGACAGCGGTATGCCGGTCGCCTGCATAGCTGATGCGCCGGACGCGGCGTCGATGAAGCTCGCTATCGAAGCCGTTCGGGGCTAG
- a CDS encoding heme biosynthesis protein HemY has protein sequence MLWSLVKILAFLVVIVAVTMGLGMLLETSGGVRVSVANTEFTLSPLMTILGLVVLLAAFWVTLKLLGLLSATFHFLNGDETAISRYFTRNRERKGFEALADGLMALASGEGRTAMAKAAKAEKYLARPELTNLLAAQAAETAGDTKKAQEVYKRLLTDERTRFVGVRGIMKQKLAEGDTDTALKLAEKAFALKPKHVETQDVLLKLQAETEDWAGARKTLNAKLKHGNLPRDVHRRRDAVLALSEAKEVMAEGSSIEARETAIEANRLSPDLIPAAVLAAHGYIEQGKPKYAARVLKKAWAAQPHPDLAAAFAEIEPNETPQARIKRFSVLTRAMPDHAETKMLLAELNIAAEHFPEARRAIGNLPDTMPTARVLTIMAAIERGEGSDDAVVRGWLTRALSAPRGPQWVCESCHTVHPAWSPTCANCGSLDTLSWTDAPETSVSMPAGTAMLPLIVGALEVKPDATEAEEAEIVPDHEVIVVELSDEASTEEGGAKVN, from the coding sequence ATGCTTTGGTCTCTTGTAAAAATTCTGGCGTTTTTGGTCGTCATCGTCGCGGTTACTATGGGTCTGGGCATGTTGCTGGAAACCAGCGGCGGGGTGCGCGTATCAGTGGCCAACACCGAGTTCACACTAAGCCCGCTTATGACAATTCTGGGTTTGGTGGTCTTGCTGGCAGCGTTCTGGGTGACGCTCAAGTTGCTAGGACTTCTGTCGGCGACGTTCCATTTTCTCAATGGCGACGAGACTGCGATCAGCCGCTATTTTACCCGCAATCGCGAACGCAAGGGCTTTGAAGCGCTTGCAGACGGGTTGATGGCGCTGGCGTCCGGCGAGGGGCGCACTGCGATGGCCAAGGCTGCGAAGGCAGAAAAGTATCTTGCCCGCCCTGAGCTGACGAACCTTCTGGCAGCTCAAGCGGCCGAGACAGCGGGCGATACCAAAAAGGCGCAAGAGGTTTACAAACGCCTTCTGACGGACGAACGCACGCGGTTCGTCGGTGTGCGTGGCATCATGAAGCAAAAGCTGGCTGAAGGGGACACCGACACCGCGCTGAAGCTGGCGGAGAAGGCGTTTGCGCTGAAGCCAAAGCACGTAGAAACGCAGGACGTTCTGCTGAAGCTGCAAGCCGAGACCGAAGACTGGGCGGGTGCGCGCAAGACGCTGAACGCGAAGCTGAAGCATGGAAACCTGCCGCGCGACGTACACCGCCGCCGAGATGCCGTTCTGGCGCTGTCCGAGGCGAAAGAGGTTATGGCTGAAGGGTCCAGCATCGAGGCGCGGGAAACCGCGATTGAAGCGAACCGCCTTTCCCCCGACCTGATCCCCGCCGCGGTGCTTGCCGCGCATGGATATATCGAACAAGGCAAACCCAAATACGCGGCCCGTGTGCTCAAGAAGGCATGGGCGGCACAGCCGCATCCGGACCTTGCTGCTGCGTTTGCGGAGATCGAGCCGAACGAAACCCCGCAAGCCCGGATTAAGCGCTTCAGTGTGCTGACCCGTGCAATGCCAGACCATGCCGAAACCAAGATGCTACTGGCTGAGTTGAACATTGCGGCAGAGCATTTCCCAGAGGCACGCCGCGCTATTGGCAATTTGCCGGATACAATGCCGACGGCACGCGTGTTGACCATCATGGCCGCTATCGAGCGCGGCGAGGGGTCCGATGATGCTGTTGTTCGCGGCTGGCTGACGCGGGCATTGTCCGCGCCGCGTGGCCCGCAATGGGTGTGTGAGAGCTGCCATACGGTGCATCCGGCATGGTCGCCGACCTGCGCCAATTGCGGAAGCCTCGATACGTTGAGCTGGACGGATGCGCCGGAAACGTCGGTCTCGATGCCAGCAGGCACGGCTATGCTGCCGCTGATCGTTGGTGCGCTAGAAGTGAAGCCGGACGCAACAGAAGCCGAAGAGGCCGAGATCGTTCCGGACCACGAAGTGATCGTGGTGGAACTCAGTGATGAGGCATCCACAGAAGAAGGCGGGGCGAAGGTAAATTAG